Within bacterium, the genomic segment GGTACTTGAGGCTTTCGATCAAGCGGATGGCATTGGCATAACCCGAACTCGTCACGCCGATCGCGCCGTGGATCGTCACTTCCTTCATCACGATCTTGTCGGAGATGAATCCGGGAATCTCCTTGAAGCCCTTCACTCCGGCCAATACGACTTTCCCTCCCATGCGCACGTAGTCGATCGACTCTGCGACGGGTTGGGTTGCGTGCGACGACACATCGAGCACCACATCCGCGCCCCGACCGTCGGTGAGTTCCCGCATTCGCTGTTTGGTGTTTTCATTCTGTACGTCGATCGTCGCGTCGGCTCCGAATTCGCGTGCGATGGCGAGTTTCTCGGCATCTGCTTCGAGCCCGGTGACGATGATGCGCGAGGCACCCGCTTCGCGGCAGGCGAGTACGGCCGCCAGGCCGCGCTGGCCCGGCCCCAGAATCGCAACGGTATCCCCCGGTTTGGTCTGCGGGACTTCCACGCCCCAGCGAAAACCCGCACCCAGTGGATTGAACATCACAGCGAGTGAGGCCGGAAGCGATGCATCGACTTTGTGCACCACTGCATTCGGGTCCAGATACATGTACTGCGCATACGAACCCCAGAGTCCCGGCTCTTCACTCAGGGGGATATTGGAGTAGATGCGGCGGGAGTTGCACAGATGATACGAACCGCCGAGGCAGGGTCTGCAGTGGTGGCAGGCGAGCATCGTCTCTACGGCGATCCGATCGCCGACGTCGATGCCCCAGCGCTTTGCGGCGCGGTCGCCGATTGCCGCAACTACGCCCAGTGGTTCATGGCCCGGAACTGCTGGCATCGGCGTGCGAAGCGCCCCCCCGAACTGTTCGTAGTCGCTGCCGCAGATTCCACAGGCCTCGATGCGGACGATTCCCGAGTCGGCGTCAATCTCCGGCAGCGGGAGGTCCATGGGTTCCAGTTTTCGAGGGGCCGTCTGGACCATGGCCAGACTGGTCTTGGGAAGCCTCATTGCGATCTCCTCATTCGCCTACGTAGCGACCTTCGCGTTTCTGGAAGAAGGCTGCGACCGCTTCGCGGAAGTCCTTTGTTCCCATGCAATGCGCCTGATGGCTAATCTCGATTTCGAGTGCGGTCTCGAAGTCGCAGGACGTGGCTCGGTTCAAACTGGACTTGATTGCCGACAAAGCTACGGGTGGCCGTTTTGCGAGTTCGCGTGCGTATTCGCTCACACGCGATTGCAAATCCCGATCGGGCACGACTTCGAGCACCAGTCCGTACTCGAGGGCGGTCTTTGCGTCGATTACGTCACCCCGGAAAGCCAGGTCCTTGGCGCGCTGCAGGCCGATCAGACGCGGAAGCAACCACGTACCGCCGTAGTCGATCCCCAGTCCGCGCTTGACGAAGATCTCGCTGAACGACGCCGATTCCCCCGCAAAAACGATGTCGCAACCGAGCGCGAGATTGCAACCGCCGCCCGCGGCTATTCCGTTGACGGCGGCGATCGTTGGTTTGGAGATCCGGTTCAGGGCGAGGGCGGCGTACACCGTGGTGCGCAGCCATTGAGTCAGGCCGACACGGCTCTGGCGCAGTTTGTCGGCGGAACCGGGGGAGCCGCGCAGATCTGCCCCAGCACAGAACGCCTTGCCCGAGCCCGTCAGAACCATGACGCGGTCTTCCGCGTTCGCCGCCACTTCTTCGAAGCGTTCGGCCAGTTCTCCAAAAAGCTCAGGGGTCAACGAGTTGAGGCTCTCGGGCCGGTGGAAGGTCAGGGTCGCGACACCGTCTTCTCTGGACAGTTCGATGACCTGGGGGGGCGAATCGCTCACGTGTCTACTCCGATACTACAGCGAAAATCCAACCTATCTGTTGTTGTTGGCGAGTGCAATCAGGCTGGCGAGTGCAATCAGGCTGGCGAGTGCAATCAGGCTGGCAAGTGCAATCAGCCAGGTGGGAGGGGGTGAATCGGTTGTGGCATCATGGCTCCACTGATAGGAGGGCGGTGTGAATTTCGACATCCCTGAAGACCTGGTCAAATTTCTCGCGGAACTCGACGACTTCATCGAGCGCGAGATCCAACCGCTCGAGCAGTCGAATGACAATATGCGATTCTTCGATCATCGTCGTGAGAATGCGCGCACCGACTGGGAGCGCGACGGTCAGCCAAACGAAGAGTGGGAAGAACTCCTGCGCGAAGCTCGAAACCTTGCGGACGCCGCGGGCCATTATCGCTACCCGTACCCGCGCGAGTTCGGAGGCCAGGACGGTACGAATCTGGGCATGGCGGTCATTCGCGAGCATCTGGCGACCCGGGGCCTCGGTCTGCACAACGATCTGCAGAATGAACACTCGATCGTCGGCAATAACGTGGCTCTGCTTCTGATGCTTCACCACGGAAGTGAAGCCCAGAAGGCCGACTGGATTGGACCCCTGCTTGAGGGCAAGCGCAGCTTTGCGTTTGGCATCACGGAATCGGCGCATGGCTCTGACGCGACCCATATGGAGACCGCTGCTGTGCGCGACGGCAGTGGCTGGCGCATCAATGGGGAGAAGAGCTGGAACACCGGCATCCACAAGGCACCCTACGATCTGATCTTTGCGCGCACTGGCGGCAAGGCGGGCGATGCAAACGGCATTACGGCCTTTCTGGTGCCGACCGATGCCGAGGGCTTCAAGGTCGAAGAGATGCTCTGGAGCTTCAATATGCCCACGGATCACGGTCGAGTCTCGCTAAAGGACGTCTGGGTTCCCGATGAGGCTGTCTTTGGTGGGGAGGGCAAAGGTCTGGGTGTCGTTCAGCACTTCTTCAACGAGAATCGCATTCGTCAGGCGGCGTCGAGTCTCGGCGCAGCACAGTTTTGCATCAACAAATCGATCGAGTATGCCAAGGAACGAGCGCCTTTCGGAAAACCGCTCGCAACCAATCAAGCCATTCAGTTTCCGCTCGTCGAACTACAGACACAGGGCGAAATGGTGCGCGCGTTGATTCACAAGACCGCCTGGCAGATGGACACCTACGGCGCCTTCTCCGTTTCCGACAAGGTTTCGATGTGCAACTACTGGGCGAATCGCCTGTGCTGTGAGGCGGCGGATCGGGCCATGCAGGTGCACGGTGGACTCGGATATTCGCGTCACAAGCCTTTCGAGCATATCTATCGACATCACCGGCGCTATCGGATCACAGAGGGCGCCGAGGAGATCCAGATGCGACGGGTGGCTGGCTATATGTTCGGATTCATGAAGCAGCGCGCACCCAAGGGAGTGAGCGAGAGCTGAAGATCTCGGCAGTTCTCAGAGGACCAGATACACCCCGTGCCCTTCGCGGGAACTGCTCGTGCACAGGAAGTGCAGTTGCGCGAGTGCTCGCTGGTACTCGCGATTGTTGACGGCCAGGCGGTACTCGGTCGGCTCGGGATCGCTCCCCTTGCCGATGACGAACTCGTACCGCGCCCCGTAGGTGCGGCGATCCGCCCTGCGGAAGACGGCCGCTACATTGTCGATCGATCCCGGAGGGATCAGGGTTTCGATCCCCGGTTCCAGGCCCGCGATACCGTTCTTTCGCAGGGCCTCCACTTCGCCGTGTTCCCACAACGCGTGGAGTGCGTTCGGGAAGATCGTCAAGCGACGGCGACTATCGGGCAGGCCCTGGCCGTCCAGCCAGATCGTGCCCGCCTCGCCGTGGCGAAACGGAGCCTGGTCTTGTTCCGGGCGGTTGTGGTCGTAGTAGAGAATGCGCACGGTCGGTTGCGATGATCGCATGATCCCAGTCGGAAAGTCCCCGTGCTCGCTCGAGTTCAGTCTCCCGCCTGCGCCGATCTGGTGAGCATGCGATCGGCAAGAACGCGGCCGATCAAGCCCAGATGCTGTGCAATGGTCGACAGCGTCTTCATCTTCGAATGGCCCAGCATCCGCACTTCGAGTACCGCCGGGCACTCCTCCACTCGTTCTCCCCGTGAATCCAGCAGTACCAGCATCTCGGTCACACCCAGGAATCCCGAATCCTTCGGTTGCAGATCGGTGACACGCTTGCGGTCGTAGACGCGGAAGCAACTGGAGTAGGTGGCGAGCTGAGTTCGCAGGATGTGGCGGTACAAGACCGAGAGTGTGCGCGACAGGAAGAGTCGCCAGTGCGGTACGCCGCGGACTTCGCCCAATGGGTGGTAGGGCGATGCGGTCACCATGGCCACGCCGTCTTCGAGGAGAGGAAGCATGGCGCTGAGTTGGCGAGGATCGTAGGTGCAGTCGCAGTCGATGGAGCACACGATATCGGTTTTCGCGTGGCGGATACCGGTCAAGATCGCAGCGGCGACGCCCTGATTGCGCTCGTGCCGCATCAGTTCGAATTCGGGCCGATCCCCGAAAAGGCGGTCCAGGTCTCGCCAGGTGGCATCGTTGCTGCCGTCGTCGACCATGATGAAACGAACATTGTAGTGATCTCGAAGGGAGTCCTCGAGATCGTGCAGTGTGTTGTTCAGATAGGGCAGGACCAGTTCTTCGTTGAAGCACGGAATTACGATTGTAATGGGCTCGTGCGTCGTATCGTCGGATTGTGCGGCGGAATTCGTGCGCACGAGTGCGTCGCAGCGCGCCGTCACACGCGGAGGGCGATTGGGATCCAGATCCAGATACGATGCGATGCTCTGGAAACGGTAGGTCTCCAGGTAGTGTCGAAGAACATCGGGCATCCGGCGCAGGTTTCGATACTGGCGGACGTGGGCGAACCAACCGGCTGAGGTAATGCGAGGTAGTTCCGGATCGATTTCCCAAACGTGGAAGTGCATATTGAATGGCGCGTCGTAGGTGCGATTCCATGACTCTACGAGTCGACGCATCAGGCTCTCGGGAAGCTGCCGGAACACGTTGCCGCCGGCGGCCGGAAGAAGCCACTCGTCGAAGCCCCATGTCGAAAGCGGGAGTTCGTGAAGTTCCAGGTCGCCAGAGCGGTGCACATGGGGGAATCGTCTCCAGGGCTGGCTCGCGATCGAGCGAAAGCGCGGGTACATGCTGGAGTCGTAGACGAATCCGTTGGCCGCCATGGTGTCGAGGGCCCAGAGGTCGTCGAGGCCGATGCTGCCCTGCGCGACCCGATGCCCGACGATCGCTCGACCCGTCGCGCGTTCCAGGACATCGCGTGCGCGCAAGAGGTCGTCGCGGAA encodes:
- a CDS encoding glycosyltransferase — encoded protein: MEESRKHLLTVAVEDYFHSAALNPLIPSHHWKRFESRVPDNTRRALDMLERHGARATFFVLGWIAEQMPEVVREIVDRGHEVASKGYLHEPLQQMTRREFRDDLLRARDVLERATGRAIVGHRVAQGSIGLDDLWALDTMAANGFVYDSSMYPRFRSIASQPWRRFPHVHRSGDLELHELPLSTWGFDEWLLPAAGGNVFRQLPESLMRRLVESWNRTYDAPFNMHFHVWEIDPELPRITSAGWFAHVRQYRNLRRMPDVLRHYLETYRFQSIASYLDLDPNRPPRVTARCDALVRTNSAAQSDDTTHEPITIVIPCFNEELVLPYLNNTLHDLEDSLRDHYNVRFIMVDDGSNDATWRDLDRLFGDRPEFELMRHERNQGVAAAILTGIRHAKTDIVCSIDCDCTYDPRQLSAMLPLLEDGVAMVTASPYHPLGEVRGVPHWRLFLSRTLSVLYRHILRTQLATYSSCFRVYDRKRVTDLQPKDSGFLGVTEMLVLLDSRGERVEECPAVLEVRMLGHSKMKTLSTIAQHLGLIGRVLADRMLTRSAQAGD
- a CDS encoding alcohol dehydrogenase catalytic domain-containing protein: MRLPKTSLAMVQTAPRKLEPMDLPLPEIDADSGIVRIEACGICGSDYEQFGGALRTPMPAVPGHEPLGVVAAIGDRAAKRWGIDVGDRIAVETMLACHHCRPCLGGSYHLCNSRRIYSNIPLSEEPGLWGSYAQYMYLDPNAVVHKVDASLPASLAVMFNPLGAGFRWGVEVPQTKPGDTVAILGPGQRGLAAVLACREAGASRIIVTGLEADAEKLAIAREFGADATIDVQNENTKQRMRELTDGRGADVVLDVSSHATQPVAESIDYVRMGGKVVLAGVKGFKEIPGFISDKIVMKEVTIHGAIGVTSSGYANAIRLIESLKYPLERMHTHDFTLQEAELAIRTLAREIPGDESIHSCLIPES
- a CDS encoding acyl-CoA dehydrogenase family protein, which produces MNFDIPEDLVKFLAELDDFIEREIQPLEQSNDNMRFFDHRRENARTDWERDGQPNEEWEELLREARNLADAAGHYRYPYPREFGGQDGTNLGMAVIREHLATRGLGLHNDLQNEHSIVGNNVALLLMLHHGSEAQKADWIGPLLEGKRSFAFGITESAHGSDATHMETAAVRDGSGWRINGEKSWNTGIHKAPYDLIFARTGGKAGDANGITAFLVPTDAEGFKVEEMLWSFNMPTDHGRVSLKDVWVPDEAVFGGEGKGLGVVQHFFNENRIRQAASSLGAAQFCINKSIEYAKERAPFGKPLATNQAIQFPLVELQTQGEMVRALIHKTAWQMDTYGAFSVSDKVSMCNYWANRLCCEAADRAMQVHGGLGYSRHKPFEHIYRHHRRYRITEGAEEIQMRRVAGYMFGFMKQRAPKGVSES
- a CDS encoding enoyl-CoA hydratase, with the protein product MSDSPPQVIELSREDGVATLTFHRPESLNSLTPELFGELAERFEEVAANAEDRVMVLTGSGKAFCAGADLRGSPGSADKLRQSRVGLTQWLRTTVYAALALNRISKPTIAAVNGIAAGGGCNLALGCDIVFAGESASFSEIFVKRGLGIDYGGTWLLPRLIGLQRAKDLAFRGDVIDAKTALEYGLVLEVVPDRDLQSRVSEYARELAKRPPVALSAIKSSLNRATSCDFETALEIEISHQAHCMGTKDFREAVAAFFQKREGRYVGE